The following are encoded in a window of Peromyscus maniculatus bairdii isolate BWxNUB_F1_BW_parent chromosome X, HU_Pman_BW_mat_3.1, whole genome shotgun sequence genomic DNA:
- the Il13ra1 gene encoding interleukin-13 receptor subunit alpha-1 gives MARPARLCGLWALLLCATVSPGAAATEAQPPVTNLSVYVENLCTIIWTWSPPEGANPNCSLRYLSHFDDKQDKKIAPETRRSKEVPLNEKICLQVASQCSANESEKPSALMTKCISPPEGDPDSAATELQCIWHNLSYMKCSWLPGKNASPDTNYTLYYWYKSLGKILQCENIYREGQRIGCSFKLTKVDSNFEQHSIQIMVKDNAGKIRPSFKIVSLTSCVKPGPPHIKHLFFKNDALFVQWKNPQNFSSRCLSSEVEVNSSQTQLQSPFSVGEDKCQNSGSERNMEGTSCFILPGVLPDAVYTVRVRIKTNKLCFDDNQLWSNWSEALSIGKEPNSTFYITMLLIIPVIVAGAITVLLLYLKRLKIIIFPPIPDPGKIFKEMFGDQNDDTLHWKKYDIHEKQSREETDSVVLIENLKKVSQ, from the exons ATGGCGCGGCCAGCGCGGCTGTGTGGGCTGTGGGCGCTGCTGCTGTGTGCCACCGTGAGTCCAGGAGCCGCGGCCACAG AAGCTCAGCCACCTGTGACAAATTTGAGCGTCTATGTCGAAAACCTCTGCACAATCATATGGACATGGAGTCCTCCTGAGGGAGCCAACCCCAATTGTAGTCTCAGATATCTTAGTCATTTTGATGACAAACAGGATAAG AAAATTGCTCCTGAAACCCGTCGTTCTAAGGAAGTACCACTAAATGAAAAGATCTGTCTGCAAGTGGCATCCCAATGCAGTGCCAATGAGAGTGAGAAGCCTAGTGCTTTGATGACAAAGTGCATCTCACCCCCTGAAG GTGATCCTGACTCTGCCGCTACTGAGCTCCAGTGCATTTGGCACAACCTAAGCTATATGAAGTGTTCCTGGCTCCCTGGAAAGAACGCAAGCCCTGACACAAACTATACTCTTTACTACTG GTACAAGAGCCTGGGAAAAATTCTTCAGTGTGAAAACATCTATAGAGAAGGTCAACGCATTGGTTGTTCCTTTAAACTAACTAAAGTAGATTCCAATTTTGAACAGCACAGCATTCAAATAATGGTCAAGGATAATGCTGGGAAAATTAGGCCATCCTTCAAAATAGTGTCTTTAACTTCCTGTG TGAAACCTGGTCCTCCACATATTAAACATCTTTTCTTCAAAAATGATGCCTTATTTGTGCAGTGGAAGAATCCACAGAATTTTAGTAGCAGATGCTTATCTTCTGAAGTAGAAGTCAATAGCAGCCAGACTCAACTCCAGTCTCCTTTCTCT GTTGGGGAAGACAAATGCCAGAATTCAGGATCTGAAAGAAATATGGAG GGTACAAGTTGTTTCATACTCCCTGGTGTTCTTCCTGATGCTGTCTACACAGTCAGAGtaagaatcaaaacaaacaagttatGCTTTGATGACAATCAGCTGTGGAGTAATTGGAGCGAAGCGCTGAGTATAG GTAAGGAGCCGAACTCCACATTCTACATAACCATGTTACTCATCATTCCAGTCATTGTTGCAGGGGCAATCACTGTCCTCCTTCTTTACCTGAAAAG GCTCAAGATCATTATATTTCCTCCAATTCCTGATCCTGgcaagatttttaaagaaatgtttggaGACCAGAATGATGACACCCTG